CTGTAGAAACCGGAGATTCTGACTGAAGCACCCATTTCATATTAGGTTCAGTAACAGCAAACTCAGCTTCCACTTCAGATGCAAAGATGTTCAGATCTACACGAACTGATTCTTTATTTGCCATTGGAACAGCGCAAACTGCATGTGCTTCACGAGGAATTGCATTGTGCAGGTTACCACCTTTGATCTCACAAAGATAAAAATCATACTTCTCAGTCAGCAATGACAAGAAACGTACCAACTGCTTGTTAGCATTGGCTCTATTCTTATTAATATCATCACCAGAGTGCCCACCTGTTAACCCTTGAACACCTACCTGGAAATAGAAATAATCCTGAGGAGCAGGAATTGGCTGATAAGTATATTCGGCAATAGTATTTGCACCACCTGCACAGCCAATAAAAAGTTCACCTTCATCTTCCGAGTCAAGATTAATAAGGATATCTCCGCTCATGAAACCTTCTTTCAAAGCAAAAGCTCCGGTAAGTCCCGTTTCCTCATCAACTGTAAACAAACACTCTATAGGTCCGTGTTCTATATCATTGGAAGCAAGAATAGCCAGTTCTGTAGCAACTCCTATCCCATTATCAGCTCCAAGAGTTGTACCTTTAGCTTTGAGCCATTCTCCATCAACCACCGTCTGAATAGGATCAGTGAGGAAATCATGTTCCACATTGCTGTTCTTTTCACAAACCATATCAATGTGCGACTGAAGTACTACTGTCTGAAGATTCTCTTTTCCTTTAGTAGCCGGTTTCTTTATTAAAATATTACCCGCTTCATCTACCTTTGTTTCCAGCTGATGTTTTTCTCCAAAGTTCTTTAAAAACTCAATTATCTTCTCTTCTTTTTTAGAAGGACGCGGCACCTGGCAAATCTCTTCAAAATAATGAAATACGAGAGCCGGTTTTAGTTCTGCTTTATTCATATGTTATTATCTGTTTATACTTAGTATATTTATTATGAAATTACTAAATATGGTTAAATTGTTTGCTTTATATAAACCATACATATACTTTTTATTAAAAAATAGAATGTATAATCCATCCAAAAGTCTATATTTGCAGCACAAAAATAATAGAAATGCTTGACACTATTCTTTTAACACTGTTAATAGTTGCTATTTTGAATATTATAATCAGACATAAAAGTATTATTATAAAAGATTGTAACCTTATTTATGGCTACATCTTCGAATTTGAAAAACACAATATAAAAAAATAACTATTTTAGAAACTATATTCAAACGAATTATGAAGAGAATTAACTACCTTGCAAAAGGGATCTTAGCTGCGGTTGTGATTGTTATGTTTGCACAATGTAACGGTAAAAAGACAGAAACTGACGAATCTGTAGACACCAATGCTAAAGGAGCAATGCCAAGCAATCTAAGAGTTGCATATGTTGAGATAGATACATTGCTTACAAAATACAACTTTTGGAATGATCTGAATGAAATGATGATGAAGAAAGAAGAAAACATTCGTGCTACTCTTAACCAAAAAGCCCGCGAACTTGACGCAGAAGGAAAAGAATTCCAACGTAAGGTTCAGAACAACGCTTTTGTTAGCCGCGAAAGAGCAGAACAGGAAAATTCACGTTTAGTTAAAAAGCAACAGGATTTGCAGGAACTACAGACCAGACTGCAAAATGAACTACAGGCAGAAAATCAAAAGAACAGCATCCAATTGCGTGATTCTATCAATGCTTTCCTTAAAATATATAATAAGAAGCATAAATATAGCATGATTTTCAGCAATACAGGATTTGATAATCTTCTATATGCTGACAAGTCTTATAATATCACTAAAGATATTATTGATGGTTTGAACGAAAGATACGCTCCTTCTAAGAAGAAATAAAAACATTTTTAGCATAAAAAAATGCCGCTTGAATTCAAGCGGCATTTTTTATGCTATATAATATAAGTTAACTCAACGTTGACCTTCTGTAATTCAGTGGTGATATGCCTGTATGCTTTTTAAAATATTTACCAAAGAAAGACTGATTAGGAAAATTTAATTGCTGAGATATTTCCTGAATAGTATAAGAAGAATTAAGTAATACTTTACTCTCCATAATTATACAATAATCTATGCAATCTTTAGCAGGTTTGCCAACTATTTGTTTTATTAAAGAAGACAGGTATTTAGGAGACACACATAGTTTATCTGCATAAAAAGATACATCTCTAGCCTCTTTAGAATGTTCAAATAACAAAGAAAAAAAAGTTCCTACCATCTCCTCTTTACGTGACATCGGAGCAGCTTTCTCCTTATCCCGGTTCCCATAACAGTGAAGATTTATAAGCAATGAAGATAACAGATGCTTAACAATATCTTTTCTATAATCATTCTGAACATTTTTTACAACACCCAACATAAGATTATAATATTCCATAAGCAGCTTCATTTCTGTTTCTTCTAACACAACGGACGGAAACTTTTGCTTAAAAAGATAATGAAGTGGATATTTACGTAAATCATTAAATAGTTCGCATTTAAAATCATCTGTAAAAGCTATAAAGACAGAACGAAAGTCATCACTTATTTTATGATTGAATACAATATGATTCTTTGCTAAAAATATTACTTCATTCTTCTTTATCGTATGTTTCACAAGATTAACTTCTACTTCAGCGTATCCATCCAGACAAAAGCCCACATATATCCTATCACTATGCACTGGATATTTAAGGGCAAAAGAATTAACCAAACCGGAACACAAAACAAAATCATTGTCAATTGATACTGACTCTTCAAAGAAATTCAGAAAGCTATTAACCATAGTTTATTCTATTTTTGACCACAAATATAAGCTATATTTATAAATACATCAATATAATAAGGAAAAATAGAACAATTATAATGAACTTTGGAACTTTCTTGTTGTTTACATTATTATGAACTTTGCAAACTGTAATTTAGGTAAAAGATATATTAACTAATATGTTGCATTTTATGATTAAGAAAAAAGGTAGATTGTTTATTGCTCCACTATCAATTGTCGGAGTTTTATTGGTATGTTTGTCCTTCTATTCATGTAAAAAGAGTGAAAATAAAGGAGGAGAAATGATTCAGGAGTATGCCGTTACCATACTTAAAAGTTCAGATATGGAACTAAAGAGTTCTTATCCTGCAACAATTAAAGGAAAACAGGATATTGAAATTCGTCCGCAGGTTTCAGGTACCATCACTCGTCTTTGTGTTGATGAAGGTTCTGTTGTCCATAAAGGCCAGACTCTGTTTATTATTGATCCTGTTCAATATCAGGAAGCCGTTAATGTTGCTCAGGCTTCAGTTAATGTTGCAAAAGCAAATGTTGCGACAGCACAACTGACTGCTGAGAACAAACGTGAACTAGCAAAAAACAACATTATAGGTTCGTATGATCTGCAGATGGCAGAAAATTCTTTGTTATCAAGTAAAGCTGCACTGGCACAAACTAAAGCTCAGTTGATAAGCGCCAAAAAGAATTTATCATTTACCCGTGTATCAAGTCCGTCAAACGGAGTTGTTGGAAGCATACCTTTCCGTGTAGGGAGTTTAGCTAGTCCAGGTACTGTTACACCTCTTACTACTGTTTCTGATATTTCAGATATGTATGCTTATTTTTCAATGACTGAAAGACAGCTTTTAAGTCTTAATAACGAAGGTAATTCACAGAAAGATATACTTAAGAAAATGTCAAATGTAGAATTGCAAATGATAGATGGAAGCATCTATGGTGAAACCGGTAAAGTAGAAACTATGAGTGGCGTTATTGATCAGAGTACAGGTTCTGTCAATGTACGTGCTAAATTCACTAATAAAAACCGAATCTTAAGAAGCGGAGGTACAGGATCAGTTTTGATTCCTTATAAAATGAGTAACTGTATTGTTATTCCTCAGAAAGCTACTTATGAAATACAAGATAAAAAGTATGTATACGTAGTTGATAGCAAATCAACAGTGAAAAGTACTCCTATTGAAATATTCTCTTTGGATGATGGTCAGAATTATATTGTAACATCTGGTTTGAAGGCTGGTGACAAAATTGTTACCGAAGGTGTAGGTACACTTAAAGATGGCATGCAAATTAAGGAAATAACTCCTGAACAGGCTGCTGCCAAACAAGCTCAGGCACAACAATCTTCTGAAAAAGCTTCTAAGAAATAGGTGTATATTAAAACAGAAGAAATATGAAATTAGATAAATTTATAAACCGCCCGGTACTCTCAACAGTTATATCAATTTTTGTTGTTGTACTGGGAATCATCGGACTTGTATCATTACCAGTCGAACAATATCCCAACATTGCACCTCCAACCATTCAGGTTAGTACAATGTATACAGGTGCGAATGCGCAGACGGTAATGAACAGTGTTATTGCTCCACTCGAAGAATCAATTAACGGTGTGGAGAATATGACATATATGACCTCCACTGCCTCAAATAATGGAATGGCAACGGTTAATGTATACTTTAAACAGGGAAGCGATCCTGATATGGCAGCTGTCAATGTGCAAAACCGTGTAACTAAAGCACAAGGATTGTTACCGGCAGAAGTTACTAAGGTAGGTGTCATTACCACCAAACGTCAGACAAGTATGCTTATGGTGTTTTCTGTCTATAGTTCTGACGACAAGTATGACCAAACATTCTTGCAGAACTATGCCAAGATAAACATCATACCACAAATTATGCGTGTGCCTGGCGTAGGTGATGCTAGTGTTATGGGAGCACGTGAATATTCTATGCGTATATGGCTTAAGCCAGAAGTTATGGCTCAATACAAGCTAATACCAAGCGATGTATCTGCTGCACTGGCTGAACAGAACATTGAAGCTGCACCAGGACAATTTGGTGAAGATGGAAATCAATCTTTCCAATATGTAATGAAGACAAAAGGTCGCCTGCAGAAAACAGAAGAATTTGAGAATATTGTTATCAAAGCCTCTGCAGACGGGAATATACTAAGACTTAAGGATGTTGCGCGTATTGAATTAGGAGCTCAGTCGACCAGTGTAAATAGTTATATGAACGGACATAACGCAGTAACTTGTATTATATATCAAACGCCCGGTTCTAATGCTACTGAAATTATCAAGAACGTGACTTCATTGATGAAGAGTACAGAGAAGTCTTTGCCTACAGGAGTAAAATACAATGTCATAATGAACACCAATGACTTCTTGTTTGCTTCAATTTATGAGGTACTCAAAACGTTATTGGAAGCCTTCATACTTGTAGTTTTAGTAGTATATATTTTCTTGCAGGATTTCCGTTCCACACTTATACCGGCAATTGCTATACCGGTAGCTTTGATTGGTACTTTCTTAATGCTAAAATTATTTGGATTCAGTATCAACTTATTAACTTTAAGCGCATTGGTACTGGCCATAGCCATAGTGGTGGATGACGCGATAGTGGTGGTTGAGGCGGTCCACGCCAAAATAGACCAGGGATATAAATCACCAAAGCTAGCTTCCATTGATGCTATGAGTGAGATCTCCGGAGCTATCCTTTCCATTACTTTGGTAATGATGTCTGTGTTTGTTCCAGTTAGTTTCATGGGAGGAACTTCGGGAGTATTCTATAGACAATTTGGTGTAACAATGGCTGTCGCAATTGGTTTCTCTGCCTTAAACGCAT
This genomic interval from uncultured Bacteroides sp. contains the following:
- a CDS encoding aminoacyl-histidine dipeptidase — its product is MNKAELKPALVFHYFEEICQVPRPSKKEEKIIEFLKNFGEKHQLETKVDEAGNILIKKPATKGKENLQTVVLQSHIDMVCEKNSNVEHDFLTDPIQTVVDGEWLKAKGTTLGADNGIGVATELAILASNDIEHGPIECLFTVDEETGLTGAFALKEGFMSGDILINLDSEDEGELFIGCAGGANTIAEYTYQPIPAPQDYFYFQVGVQGLTGGHSGDDINKNRANANKQLVRFLSLLTEKYDFYLCEIKGGNLHNAIPREAHAVCAVPMANKESVRVDLNIFASEVEAEFAVTEPNMKWVLQSESPVSTAIDRDTTASLIKSLYTVFHGVFAMSQEIPGFVETSSNLASIKMPGENIIRVETSQRSSTLSSRKDVSAAVKAAFELGGARVSVGDGYPGWKPNPASPILKVAEEAYVRLFGVEPKVKAIHAGLECGLFLEKYPSLDMVSFGPTLRGVHSPDERMLIPTVDKFWKHLLEVLVNIPAKK
- a CDS encoding OmpH family outer membrane protein codes for the protein MKRINYLAKGILAAVVIVMFAQCNGKKTETDESVDTNAKGAMPSNLRVAYVEIDTLLTKYNFWNDLNEMMMKKEENIRATLNQKARELDAEGKEFQRKVQNNAFVSRERAEQENSRLVKKQQDLQELQTRLQNELQAENQKNSIQLRDSINAFLKIYNKKHKYSMIFSNTGFDNLLYADKSYNITKDIIDGLNERYAPSKKK
- a CDS encoding helix-turn-helix domain-containing protein, which gives rise to MVNSFLNFFEESVSIDNDFVLCSGLVNSFALKYPVHSDRIYVGFCLDGYAEVEVNLVKHTIKKNEVIFLAKNHIVFNHKISDDFRSVFIAFTDDFKCELFNDLRKYPLHYLFKQKFPSVVLEETEMKLLMEYYNLMLGVVKNVQNDYRKDIVKHLLSSLLINLHCYGNRDKEKAAPMSRKEEMVGTFFSLLFEHSKEARDVSFYADKLCVSPKYLSSLIKQIVGKPAKDCIDYCIIMESKVLLNSSYTIQEISQQLNFPNQSFFGKYFKKHTGISPLNYRRSTLS
- a CDS encoding efflux RND transporter periplasmic adaptor subunit: MIQEYAVTILKSSDMELKSSYPATIKGKQDIEIRPQVSGTITRLCVDEGSVVHKGQTLFIIDPVQYQEAVNVAQASVNVAKANVATAQLTAENKRELAKNNIIGSYDLQMAENSLLSSKAALAQTKAQLISAKKNLSFTRVSSPSNGVVGSIPFRVGSLASPGTVTPLTTVSDISDMYAYFSMTERQLLSLNNEGNSQKDILKKMSNVELQMIDGSIYGETGKVETMSGVIDQSTGSVNVRAKFTNKNRILRSGGTGSVLIPYKMSNCIVIPQKATYEIQDKKYVYVVDSKSTVKSTPIEIFSLDDGQNYIVTSGLKAGDKIVTEGVGTLKDGMQIKEITPEQAAAKQAQAQQSSEKASKK